From the genome of Bradyrhizobium sp. SZCCHNS1050, one region includes:
- a CDS encoding UbiH/UbiF family hydroxylase codes for MSNTDASFDVIVVGGGPAGLAAAIALSQTGARTALVARKAPYADNRTTALLGGSVDFLDEIGVWSSCRDRAAGLKAMRLVDDTGRLIRAPEVRFVADEIGLDVFGYNIANAVLVEALEQRAGEIDGLVRIAEDADSVRSDADAVTVTSASGRVLTARLVVGADGRHSLCREAAGIGVSRRTLQQSALTFNITHARPHHNVSTEFHTPQGPCVFVPLPGDRSSVVWVAAPKEADRLFALDDDALSAAAERQSHSIFGRVRVEPGRHVFPLAIERPLRYAQNRIALVGEAAHVVPPIGAQGLNLGLRDGIDIADVVRKANAAGEDIGAPQVLARYGAARRADILSRTFAIDVANRSLLSDLLPMQSLRAVGMHLMSGIGPLRRLAMREGLAPSWRATRRAG; via the coding sequence CGTGGCCCGCAAGGCTCCATATGCCGACAACCGCACCACCGCCCTGCTCGGCGGCTCGGTCGATTTCCTCGACGAGATCGGCGTCTGGTCATCGTGTCGTGACCGCGCCGCCGGCCTGAAGGCGATGCGGCTGGTCGACGATACCGGCCGGCTGATCCGAGCCCCGGAGGTGCGCTTCGTCGCCGACGAGATCGGTCTCGACGTGTTCGGCTACAACATCGCCAATGCCGTCCTGGTCGAGGCGCTGGAACAACGCGCCGGCGAGATCGACGGCCTGGTGCGGATCGCCGAGGATGCGGACAGCGTGCGCAGCGATGCCGATGCGGTGACCGTCACCAGCGCATCGGGCCGCGTGCTGACGGCGCGGCTCGTGGTCGGCGCCGATGGCCGGCATTCGCTGTGCCGCGAGGCCGCCGGCATCGGCGTGAGCCGGCGCACGCTGCAGCAGTCGGCGCTGACCTTCAACATCACCCATGCGCGGCCGCATCACAACGTGTCGACGGAATTCCACACGCCGCAGGGACCCTGCGTGTTCGTGCCGCTGCCGGGCGACCGCTCCAGCGTCGTCTGGGTCGCAGCCCCGAAGGAGGCCGACCGGCTGTTCGCGCTCGACGACGATGCCCTGTCCGCCGCCGCCGAGCGGCAGTCGCATTCGATCTTCGGACGCGTTCGCGTCGAGCCGGGCCGCCATGTGTTTCCGCTCGCGATCGAGCGGCCCCTGCGCTACGCGCAAAACCGCATCGCCCTGGTCGGCGAGGCCGCGCATGTGGTGCCGCCGATCGGTGCGCAGGGACTGAACCTCGGCCTGCGCGACGGCATCGACATCGCCGATGTCGTGCGCAAGGCCAATGCGGCCGGCGAGGATATCGGTGCGCCGCAGGTGCTCGCGCGCTACGGTGCGGCGCGCCGCGCCGACATCCTGAGCCGCACCTTCGCCATCGACGTCGCCAACCGCTCGCTGCTCAGCGATCTCCTGCCGATGCAGTCGCTGCGCGCCGTCGGCATGCACCTGATGAGTGGCATCGGTCCGCTGCGGCGGCTCGCGATGCGCGAGGGTCTGGCGCCGTCATGGAGAGCCACGCGCAGGGCCGGTTGA
- a CDS encoding AEC family transporter: MFDILNLALPYFGVVFIGFACGKWRRLPEAGLAWMNFFLLYVSLPALMFNLIARTPFTELSNPPFLVATTLATMLTFALALVLGKAIGRLSLREATMAGLAGGYGNIGYMGPGLALAVLGTKAAAPTALIFCCDSIFLFSIVPLLVELTERDHASVAHALRTVLRQILQNPLIMATAAGILAAAFQLHPPTVLDRTLQFLQNAAAPTALFALGVTVALRPFERLPWEVPILTVVKLVVHPLLSFGLMLLFGPFAQPWAATAVLMAALPPALNVFVIARQNDSWIEPASSAVLIGTFASVITLTSVMWLIQTGRLVFP, encoded by the coding sequence ATGTTCGACATTCTCAATCTGGCCCTGCCTTATTTCGGCGTCGTTTTCATAGGCTTCGCCTGCGGTAAGTGGAGGAGGCTGCCCGAAGCCGGGCTCGCCTGGATGAACTTCTTCCTGCTCTACGTCTCGCTGCCCGCTTTGATGTTCAACCTCATCGCGCGCACGCCGTTCACGGAGCTGAGCAACCCTCCCTTCCTGGTTGCAACGACGCTCGCCACCATGCTCACCTTCGCCCTGGCGCTCGTGCTCGGCAAGGCCATCGGGCGGCTGTCGCTACGCGAGGCGACCATGGCCGGGCTCGCGGGCGGCTACGGCAACATCGGCTATATGGGGCCTGGGCTGGCGCTGGCCGTGCTCGGGACCAAGGCGGCGGCGCCGACCGCGCTGATCTTCTGCTGCGACAGCATCTTCCTGTTCTCGATCGTGCCGCTGCTCGTCGAGCTGACCGAGCGCGATCACGCCTCGGTGGCGCACGCGCTGCGCACGGTGCTGCGCCAGATCCTGCAGAACCCGCTGATCATGGCGACGGCAGCCGGCATCCTGGCGGCGGCGTTTCAGCTGCATCCGCCGACCGTGCTCGACCGCACCCTGCAGTTCCTGCAGAACGCCGCTGCGCCGACGGCGCTGTTCGCGCTCGGCGTGACCGTGGCGCTGCGCCCGTTCGAGCGGCTGCCCTGGGAGGTGCCGATCCTGACCGTGGTGAAGCTCGTCGTTCACCCGCTGCTGTCGTTCGGGCTGATGCTGCTGTTCGGGCCGTTCGCACAGCCTTGGGCGGCGACTGCGGTGCTGATGGCGGCGCTGCCGCCGGCGCTCAATGTGTTCGTGATCGCGCGCCAGAATGACAGCTGGATCGAGCCGGCCTCATCGGCGGTGCTGATCGGCACCTTCGCCTCGGTGATCACCCTGACCAGCGTGATGTGGCTGATCCAGACTGGCCGGCTGGTGTTTCCCTGA
- the hspQ gene encoding heat shock protein HspQ, which translates to MIKARTAKFQIGQIVRHRVFSFRGVIFDIDPEFNNTEEWWLSIPEEVRPHKDQPFYHLLAENAESEYVAYVSEQNLVPDESGEPIRHSQVAEIFIKDKSGGYRPRNSLMN; encoded by the coding sequence ATGATCAAAGCGCGAACTGCCAAGTTTCAGATCGGCCAGATCGTCCGGCATCGGGTGTTCTCGTTCCGGGGCGTGATTTTTGACATCGATCCGGAGTTCAACAACACCGAGGAATGGTGGTTGTCGATTCCCGAGGAGGTCCGTCCGCACAAGGACCAGCCATTCTATCACCTGCTGGCCGAGAACGCGGAATCCGAATACGTCGCCTATGTCTCCGAGCAGAACCTGGTTCCCGACGAGTCCGGCGAGCCGATCCGCCATTCCCAGGTTGCGGAGATCTTCATCAAGGACAAGTCGGGCGGCTATCGTCCGCGCAATTCGCTGATGAACTGA
- a CDS encoding invasion associated locus B family protein encodes MNFRDLASSVGPRGRLVALLAVTALAVSFAPSVAQTQAPKAKAPAAAPKAPAPAAQAPATPPAGGQPQAQAQQEMPQLIYAPWTKFCLKGQDANAKQVCFIGKDGRIESGQPVVAAVIIEPEGEPKKILRVTLPLGMQLQPGTRIVIDNNQFMEGKYVICFQNGCMSDYEATPEFVNNLKKGQTLFVQAINSNGTALTLPLPLQEGNSSFAKAYDGPPTDPKQFEETQKKLQEELQKRAEEQRKKLEQTQPGQPQAKQ; translated from the coding sequence ATGAATTTCCGTGACTTGGCCTCGTCGGTTGGGCCGCGTGGGCGGCTTGTCGCGCTGCTCGCGGTCACCGCGCTGGCCGTTTCCTTCGCTCCTTCGGTTGCGCAGACTCAAGCGCCGAAGGCGAAGGCTCCGGCTGCCGCTCCCAAGGCTCCCGCTCCGGCCGCCCAGGCCCCTGCCACTCCTCCCGCCGGCGGCCAGCCTCAGGCCCAGGCTCAGCAGGAGATGCCGCAGCTGATCTACGCGCCGTGGACCAAGTTCTGCCTGAAGGGGCAGGATGCCAACGCCAAGCAGGTCTGCTTCATCGGCAAGGACGGCCGCATCGAATCCGGTCAGCCTGTGGTTGCAGCCGTCATCATCGAGCCCGAAGGCGAGCCGAAGAAGATCCTGCGTGTGACCCTGCCGCTCGGCATGCAGCTCCAGCCCGGAACCCGCATCGTCATCGACAACAACCAGTTCATGGAAGGCAAATACGTCATCTGCTTCCAGAACGGCTGCATGTCGGACTACGAAGCCACGCCTGAGTTCGTGAACAACCTGAAGAAGGGCCAGACCCTGTTTGTCCAGGCGATCAACTCGAACGGCACCGCGCTGACGCTGCCGCTGCCGCTGCAGGAAGGCAACAGCAGCTTCGCCAAAGCCTATGATGGCCCGCCGACCGACCCGAAGCAGTTCGAGGAGACCCAGAAGAAGCTGCAGGAAGAGCTGCAGAAGCGCGCCGAGGAGCAGCGCAAGAAGCTCGAGCAGACCCAGCCAGGCCAGCCGCAGGCGAAGCAGTAA
- a CDS encoding extracellular solute-binding protein, giving the protein MLQRMFSAAVRCVAVILALLPEVYTPMAKAAETAAIAMHGHPALPADFDHMAYANPDAPKGGRLVWGLLGTFDSLNPFIVRGIAVQQIRSYVVESLLTRGNDEPFTLYGLLAKTVETDENRTYVTFRIDPRARFSDGSRVRAEDVAFSFALLRDHGRPNHRQYYGKVARVDVLDPLTIRFDFGGAEDRELPLILGLMPILAKHATDLASFEDTTMTAPLGSGPYRVTAVQPGSSVTLTRNPDYWGRDLPVNRGLWNFDEVRLDYYRESNGQFEAFKRGLYDFRVETEPLRWHDGYDFPAARNGEVIRDNFTSGMPQPSQFLVFNTRRPVFADVKVRRALTLLFDFEWINRNYFFGLYRRSGGYFAGSELSAYGRPADAAELELLKPYAAQIPPDIMDGSYRLPITDGSGRDRATLKAALDLLGEAGYGFDGTVLRYRTTRAPLAFEILVTTRDQERIALAYAGSLKRAGINASVRVVDPVQFDQRRLSFEFDMIQNRWDQSLSPGNEQAFYWGSEAADRTGTRNYMGAKDPAIDAMIAALLRARDRPEFISTVRALDRTLMAGFYAIPVLNAAEEWIARWNRIERPERTALTGALPESWWQRPEPARK; this is encoded by the coding sequence ATGCTGCAACGCATGTTCAGCGCGGCCGTGCGATGTGTCGCCGTCATCCTGGCATTGTTGCCCGAGGTCTACACTCCCATGGCGAAAGCGGCAGAAACTGCGGCGATCGCCATGCATGGTCACCCGGCCTTGCCCGCCGACTTCGACCACATGGCGTACGCGAATCCCGACGCGCCCAAGGGCGGTCGTCTGGTCTGGGGACTGCTCGGCACCTTCGATAGCCTGAACCCGTTCATCGTCCGCGGCATCGCAGTGCAGCAAATCCGCAGCTATGTGGTCGAGAGCCTGCTCACCCGCGGCAATGACGAGCCGTTCACGCTGTATGGCCTGCTGGCGAAAACCGTCGAGACCGACGAGAACAGGACCTATGTCACCTTCCGGATCGACCCGCGCGCCCGCTTCTCCGACGGCAGCCGGGTGCGCGCCGAGGACGTGGCGTTCTCCTTTGCGCTGCTGCGTGATCACGGCCGCCCCAACCACCGGCAATACTACGGCAAGGTCGCCAGGGTCGACGTGCTTGATCCGCTGACCATCCGGTTCGATTTCGGCGGCGCCGAGGACCGCGAGTTGCCGCTGATCCTCGGCCTGATGCCGATTTTGGCGAAGCACGCGACCGACCTGGCGAGCTTCGAGGACACGACGATGACCGCGCCGCTCGGGTCGGGCCCGTATCGTGTCACCGCGGTGCAGCCGGGATCCAGTGTCACCCTCACCCGCAATCCGGACTATTGGGGACGCGACCTGCCGGTCAACCGCGGATTGTGGAACTTCGACGAGGTCCGGCTCGATTACTACCGCGAGTCCAATGGACAGTTCGAAGCCTTCAAGCGCGGGCTGTACGACTTCCGCGTCGAGACCGAACCGCTGCGCTGGCACGACGGCTACGACTTCCCGGCCGCGCGCAATGGCGAGGTCATCCGCGACAACTTCACCTCGGGGATGCCGCAGCCCTCGCAGTTCCTGGTGTTCAACACGCGGCGGCCGGTGTTCGCCGACGTGAAGGTGCGCCGTGCGCTGACGCTGCTGTTCGATTTCGAATGGATCAACCGCAACTACTTCTTCGGGCTGTACCGCCGCAGCGGCGGCTATTTCGCCGGATCCGAGCTTTCGGCCTATGGACGTCCAGCCGATGCGGCCGAGCTCGAGCTGTTGAAGCCGTACGCCGCGCAGATCCCCCCCGATATCATGGACGGCAGCTACCGCCTGCCGATCACCGACGGGTCCGGCCGCGACCGCGCAACGCTGAAGGCGGCGCTCGATCTGCTTGGCGAGGCCGGCTACGGCTTCGACGGGACGGTCTTGCGGTATCGGACGACGCGGGCCCCCCTCGCCTTCGAGATCCTGGTCACGACGCGCGATCAGGAGCGTATTGCGCTGGCTTACGCCGGCAGTCTCAAGCGGGCCGGCATCAATGCGTCCGTCAGGGTCGTCGATCCCGTGCAGTTCGACCAGCGCCGCCTGAGCTTCGAGTTCGACATGATCCAGAACCGCTGGGACCAGTCGCTGTCTCCCGGCAACGAGCAGGCGTTCTATTGGGGCAGCGAGGCCGCCGATCGGACCGGAACCCGCAACTACATGGGCGCCAAGGATCCGGCGATCGACGCCATGATCGCGGCGCTGTTGCGCGCCCGCGACAGGCCGGAATTTATCTCGACGGTTCGCGCATTGGACCGTACCCTGATGGCGGGGTTCTACGCTATTCCAGTGCTCAATGCCGCCGAGGAATGGATCGCGCGGTGGAATCGTATAGAACGGCCAGAGAGGACGGCTTTGACGGGAGCGCTCCCGGAGAGCTGGTGGCAGCGGCCGGAGCCGGCACGGAAGTGA